A genome region from Candidatus Eisenbacteria bacterium includes the following:
- a CDS encoding EamA family transporter has product MSRVPGEPLATAAAAAATRRAGNGRWLVAGAATLWGTTATLARFVFHDRSVSPFVVVELRLAIAVAVLGLWLAIRDPSAFRVSASALLELVVLGAVGVTLVQVSYYYSIAHLGVGLAILLQYLAPSLIVALHLIRRQPTRRETALAVLMAASGTALLVSRVPREAADATPLQWAVSFASAAFFAGYILLSKRILKTHRPETTLFYSFSTAAVVLAIVAPPWRIAAAGYGADLWLMFVALGLLSTLAPFVLFNFGLQRMPAAEAGIVATLEPVVAVISAWVFLGERLESLQWAGAALVLSAAVLASGAETPTAKRIPATPRQSKLS; this is encoded by the coding sequence GTGAGCCGGGTGCCTGGCGAGCCGCTCGCCACCGCCGCAGCAGCAGCCGCCACGCGCCGCGCCGGAAACGGCCGCTGGCTGGTCGCGGGGGCCGCAACGTTGTGGGGAACAACCGCGACGCTCGCTCGCTTCGTCTTTCATGATCGAAGCGTTTCGCCGTTCGTGGTTGTCGAGTTGCGCCTCGCGATCGCGGTCGCGGTACTCGGACTCTGGCTCGCGATTCGAGACCCGAGTGCGTTTCGAGTGTCAGCGAGCGCACTGCTCGAACTGGTCGTTCTCGGTGCCGTCGGTGTCACGCTGGTCCAGGTCAGCTACTACTACTCGATCGCGCATCTGGGCGTGGGACTGGCGATCCTGCTGCAGTATCTGGCGCCTTCGTTGATCGTGGCGCTCCACCTGATCCGCCGCCAGCCGACTCGCCGTGAGACTGCGCTCGCCGTGTTGATGGCGGCGAGTGGAACTGCGCTGCTCGTGAGTCGCGTCCCTCGAGAGGCGGCGGATGCCACTCCGCTGCAATGGGCGGTGAGTTTTGCGTCGGCAGCCTTTTTTGCGGGCTACATCCTGCTCTCGAAACGGATACTCAAGACGCATCGACCCGAGACGACGCTGTTCTACTCGTTCTCGACCGCGGCGGTCGTCCTTGCGATCGTCGCGCCACCGTGGCGAATCGCCGCCGCCGGGTACGGCGCCGATCTGTGGCTGATGTTCGTGGCTCTCGGCCTACTCTCGACCCTCGCGCCGTTCGTACTCTTCAATTTCGGGCTCCAGCGCATGCCGGCCGCCGAAGCGGGCATCGTTGCGACACTCGAGCCGGTCGTCGCGGTCATCTCGGCGTGGGTATTTCTGGGCGAACGCCTCGAATCACTGCAGTGGGCAGGCGCGGCACTCGTTCTCTCAGCAGCCGTCCTGGCGTCCGGTGCTGAAACGCCGACCGCAAAACGAATCCCCGCCACGCCGAGGCAGAGCAAGTTGTCGTGA
- a CDS encoding polymer-forming cytoskeletal protein: MRFRPRASTSEVPEAPNTYVGVGSSVRGTLMITGTLRIDGEYEGDILNCDRLEVGEHGIMRSDVEVKSALILGRVHGSIRALGVIEMKTGCRIEGDVTATSVVMEPGVFFTGRCTMLENGAEAMEYGTEFARARD; the protein is encoded by the coding sequence ATGAGATTCAGACCTCGCGCGAGCACGTCGGAAGTCCCCGAGGCGCCGAACACCTACGTCGGCGTGGGGTCGAGCGTGCGTGGAACGCTCATGATCACGGGCACGCTTCGGATCGATGGCGAGTATGAGGGCGACATCCTGAACTGCGACCGGCTCGAAGTTGGTGAGCACGGCATCATGCGATCGGATGTCGAGGTCAAGAGTGCGCTGATCCTCGGCCGGGTCCACGGCAGTATTCGAGCACTCGGCGTCATCGAGATGAAGACCGGCTGCCGAATCGAAGGCGATGTCACCGCGACCAGCGTGGTGATGGAGCCGGGCGTGTTCTTCACCGGTCGGTGCACGATGCTCGAGAACGGCGCCGAGGCGATGGAATACGGAACCGAATTCGCGAGGGCCCGCGACTAG
- a CDS encoding ParA family protein, with product MAKVIAIASQKGGVGKTTTAINLAACLAQESKHVLLIDIDPQGNATSGLGINGNDQRTSIYEALLGQIEMRAASMPTALSNLDLVPAGQRLSGAEVELVGMMARENRLKSSLAPVRDEYEYIILDCPPALGMLTINALTAADSVLIPLQCEYLALEGLTSLINAIGLVQNSLNPSLRIEGVLLTMFDARLNLSQQVADEARKFFSDRVYRTVIPRNVRLSEAPSFGKPIVLYDPHSSGADSYRELAREVLDHA from the coding sequence ATGGCCAAAGTCATCGCTATCGCCAGCCAGAAGGGCGGCGTCGGGAAGACCACGACCGCCATCAATCTGGCTGCGTGCCTCGCTCAAGAGAGCAAGCACGTTCTGCTGATCGACATTGATCCACAGGGTAACGCGACGAGCGGACTGGGAATCAATGGCAACGATCAACGAACCAGCATCTACGAGGCGCTGCTCGGCCAGATCGAGATGCGCGCTGCGAGCATGCCGACTGCGCTCTCGAACCTCGATCTCGTGCCTGCGGGCCAACGTCTATCGGGCGCGGAAGTCGAGCTCGTCGGCATGATGGCGCGCGAGAACCGCCTGAAGAGCAGCCTCGCCCCGGTGCGCGACGAGTACGAGTACATCATCCTCGACTGCCCACCGGCGCTGGGGATGCTCACCATCAATGCGTTGACGGCCGCGGACTCGGTACTGATCCCCCTGCAATGCGAGTACCTCGCACTCGAGGGCTTGACTTCACTCATCAACGCGATCGGCCTGGTCCAGAACAGCCTGAACCCGTCGCTTCGAATCGAGGGTGTGTTGTTGACGATGTTCGACGCACGGCTCAATCTGTCCCAACAAGTCGCCGACGAGGCTCGAAAATTCTTCTCCGATCGTGTGTATCGCACCGTGATTCCGAGAAACGTCCGACTCAGCGAAGCTCCGTCGTTCGGCAAGCCGATCGTTCTCTACGACCCACATAGCAGCGGCGCGGACAGCTATCGAGAGCTCGCGCGGGAGGTATTGGATCATGCCTAG
- a CDS encoding ParB/RepB/Spo0J family partition protein, which yields MPRNALGRGLEALIPGAGAQATATLPAPVESPATSTGEAIRSIPIDQIGSNPFQPRTRFNDDSLRELAESIKSSGIIQPMIVRQLEADSFELVAGERRLRAAALAGLKQVPVIVRTVDEREMMEMALIENVQREDLNPIDEAKGYQALMQKVGLTHDQLSERVGKQRSTITNSIRLLGLPTEVQDMVSRGTLSAGHGRALISLENAGDQLTSARYVSSKGFSVRRTEAFVARKLRRQHARPKAARSSGLTEWENKLQQRFSTHVAIVPGRKGGRIEFEYYGQEDLERLFEAWGVM from the coding sequence ATGCCTAGGAACGCCCTTGGTCGTGGACTCGAAGCGTTGATTCCCGGAGCGGGCGCACAGGCGACCGCGACGCTTCCAGCCCCTGTGGAGAGTCCGGCCACCTCCACCGGAGAGGCTATTCGCTCGATTCCGATCGACCAGATCGGTTCGAATCCCTTTCAGCCGCGCACGCGTTTCAACGATGACTCGCTTCGAGAGCTCGCAGAGTCGATCAAGTCGAGCGGCATCATCCAGCCGATGATCGTGCGTCAGCTCGAAGCGGATTCCTTCGAGCTGGTCGCGGGCGAGCGACGCCTTCGTGCGGCGGCATTGGCGGGTCTCAAGCAGGTTCCCGTCATCGTCCGTACGGTCGATGAGCGCGAGATGATGGAGATGGCGCTGATCGAGAACGTCCAGCGCGAGGATCTGAATCCGATCGACGAAGCCAAGGGCTACCAGGCGCTCATGCAGAAGGTCGGGCTGACGCACGATCAGCTGAGCGAGAGAGTCGGAAAACAGCGCAGCACGATCACGAACTCGATTCGCCTGCTTGGACTTCCGACAGAAGTACAGGACATGGTTTCACGTGGAACATTGAGCGCTGGGCACGGTCGGGCACTCATCTCGCTGGAGAACGCGGGCGATCAGCTGACGTCGGCGCGCTATGTCTCCTCGAAGGGCTTTTCGGTGCGCCGAACCGAGGCGTTCGTGGCGCGAAAGCTTCGACGCCAGCACGCGCGACCCAAGGCGGCGCGTTCGAGCGGCCTGACCGAGTGGGAGAACAAGCTCCAGCAGCGATTCTCGACGCATGTCGCCATCGTTCCAGGGCGCAAGGGCGGCAGGATCGAGTTCGAGTACTACGGACAAGAAGATCTCGAGCGACTCTTCGAAGCGTGGGGTGTGATGTAG
- a CDS encoding PDZ domain-containing protein, producing MLDTGAGFLAIDDSLAMWLGIADSIPFGGTPSLAPRALKRFQIGDHSIDFVQPIMTIDADVIRRVTDRPVLGLLGQRLYQDRALVLDYVARRVTMVPSAGHDAGSPALEASRVVASSFYGVGARAIPFRLAGDGKILVTARIVVSRFARSKPFTLVLDTGATKSTLFRSSLEELRVDPKSWNAICGITLPTLFGTPSACVVRVPRLELEGFVPHSAAAAEAGTPRETPPSNASTAHASKTTRRMRPAVSATLGGNASANANPATPVAKAQEDSANAVSDESSRTAADSAELRTKNAQDADRRTAKEPWRAETVAIRDHDAILMDSPLQAVLSQIAGESVHGLIGYSFLKAFRVTIDYPNRVLWLAPAADPDPRPFEYSTPGLQLERRGTEVRVTGVVEDSPAAAEGISVGDRVVSIDGRQAASTDLTTLGRALEGEPGSHIEIVVEGTKGVRTLKLQRRKLL from the coding sequence GTGCTCGACACCGGGGCCGGCTTTCTCGCAATCGACGATTCGCTCGCAATGTGGCTCGGAATCGCGGATTCGATTCCGTTTGGCGGCACCCCGTCGCTTGCTCCGCGTGCGTTGAAGCGATTCCAGATCGGCGATCACTCGATCGACTTCGTTCAACCGATCATGACGATTGATGCCGACGTGATTCGCCGCGTCACCGACCGACCGGTGCTCGGGCTTCTGGGTCAGCGGCTCTATCAGGATCGCGCGCTGGTCCTCGACTATGTCGCACGTCGCGTCACGATGGTGCCGTCGGCAGGTCATGATGCGGGCTCCCCCGCGCTCGAGGCTTCGCGCGTCGTGGCGAGTTCGTTCTACGGGGTCGGTGCGCGCGCCATTCCGTTTCGGCTCGCAGGCGACGGCAAGATCCTCGTGACCGCGCGCATCGTGGTCAGCCGATTCGCGCGTTCCAAGCCGTTCACTCTGGTGCTCGATACCGGAGCCACCAAGAGCACCCTTTTTCGATCCTCGCTCGAGGAACTTCGCGTCGATCCAAAATCGTGGAATGCGATCTGCGGCATCACACTCCCGACCCTGTTCGGAACACCGTCCGCATGCGTGGTGCGCGTACCGAGACTGGAGCTCGAGGGCTTCGTGCCGCATTCGGCGGCTGCTGCGGAGGCCGGGACGCCGCGCGAGACTCCACCGTCGAACGCATCCACTGCCCACGCCTCGAAAACCACACGCCGCATGCGGCCCGCAGTCAGCGCCACGCTGGGCGGCAACGCATCCGCGAACGCCAATCCTGCGACGCCAGTGGCGAAAGCGCAGGAGGATTCGGCGAATGCAGTTTCGGACGAGTCGAGCCGAACGGCTGCCGATTCCGCTGAGCTGCGAACGAAGAATGCGCAGGACGCGGATCGCCGTACCGCAAAGGAGCCGTGGCGCGCGGAGACCGTCGCGATCCGGGATCACGATGCGATCCTCATGGACTCGCCGCTTCAGGCGGTGCTCAGCCAGATCGCGGGAGAATCGGTGCATGGCTTGATCGGATACTCGTTCCTCAAAGCTTTTCGAGTGACGATCGACTATCCGAATCGAGTGCTATGGCTCGCTCCCGCCGCCGATCCAGATCCTCGACCTTTCGAATACTCGACGCCGGGACTCCAACTCGAACGCCGGGGTACCGAAGTTCGGGTCACGGGCGTGGTGGAAGATTCTCCGGCCGCCGCGGAGGGCATCTCCGTCGGCGATCGGGTGGTGAGCATCGACGGCCGCCAGGCGGCCTCGACCGATCTGACGACACTCGGTCGAGCACTCGAAGGCGAGCCCGGAAGTCATATCGAAATCGTGGTAGAAGGCACGAAGGGCGTCCGAACCCTGAAGCTGCAGCGCCGCAAGCTGCTGTGA